Within the Candidatus Glassbacteria bacterium genome, the region GGCCATCGAGGTACCCAGCAGGTAGCTGCGCTCATAGACCGCGCCGCTTTTGAGCGTGGGCCAGATATAGTCGGTGACGAACTCCTCGCGAAGGTCGAGCACGTAGCACTTGCCGGCCCCGCTCTTTTTCGCTTTCTCCTCCAGCCCCGTAAGGTCTTCGCGCTGGCCCAGGTTGGCGGCGAATGCGATTACCTCGCAGCCCTCGTAGTTCTCCTTGAGCCAGGGGATAATTACCGAGGTGTCCAGTCCGCCGGAATAGGCGAGCACAACTTTTTTCACGTTCTTCTTCATCACTTCTCCGTTGCTCTCTGATCCATCGATACGAGTAAGTATTACTTCTCGATAACCGTGCCGGCCTCTTCGCCGGCCAGCCGCGCAGTCAGCCCGTCGATATCCGTGATCACCACGCGGGATACGCCGGCTTCCAGCGCGGCGATTCCCGAGCGGACCTTGGGGATCATTCCCCCGGCGATAATCCCGCTTTCAATCAGGCTTTCGGCCTGGTCCGGTTTAAGCGTTGTCAACTGGTATACATCATCGTAAATGCAGGGCACGTTGGTGAGAAACACCAGCTGCTCGGCTTTCAGACCTGTCGCCACCGCCCGGGCCACGTNNNNNNNNNNCTTCCTTGTCCTGGCTCACCGGGCTGATTACCGGGACCCAGCCGTTGGCCACCAGGTTGTCGATAGCGCCCTTGTTGATCATCGTCGCCTCGCCCACGTGGCCCAGGTCGACCCCCCCGGCCTCCAGCTTGACCGCCCGCACCAGGCTCATGTCCCGTCCCGAGAGGCCCACCGAACGTACGCCGTAGGTTTCCAGCACACCGACAATCCGTTTGTTGACCAGCCCGCTGAGCGCC harbors:
- a CDS encoding acetylglutamate kinase is translated as VARAVATGLKAEQLVFLTNVPCIYDDVYQLTTLKPDQAESLIESGIIAGGMIPKVRSGIAALEAGVSRVVITDIDGLTARLAGEEAGTVIEK